A section of the Oncorhynchus nerka isolate Pitt River linkage group LG3, Oner_Uvic_2.0, whole genome shotgun sequence genome encodes:
- the LOC115103957 gene encoding cathepsin S-like produces the protein MMLWSLLLAALCGTAVALFDPMLEQHWQMWKKTHGKNYQTEVEDLGRREVWERNLQLISLHNLEASMDMHTYDLGMNHMGDMTQEEIAQSYASLRVPADFKREPSAFVGSSGAPIPDTVDWRTKGYVTKVKMQGPCGSCWAFSSVGALEGQLMRTTGKLIDISSQNLVDCSSKYGNKGCNGGFMSQAFQYVIDNQGIDSDKSYPYKGVQQQCSYNPAQRAANCSRYSFLPKGDERVLKEALATIGPISVAIDATRPHFTFYRSGVYNDPTCTKKINHAVLAVGYGTLGGQDYWLVKNSWDLSWGDQGYIRMSRNKDNQCGIALYGCYPVM, from the exons ATGATGTTGTGGAGCTTGCTGCTCGCTGCACTATGTGGCACAGCAGTTGCCCTGTTTGACCCAATGCTGGAACAGCACTGGCAGATGTGGAAGAAGACACATGGCAAGAACTACCAGACTGAG GTTGAGGACTTGGGCCGAAGGGAGGTCTGGGAGAGGAATCTTCAGCTGATCAGCCTCCACAACCTGGAGGCGTCCATGGACATGCACACCTATGACCTGGGCATGAATCACATGGGGGACATG ACCCAGGAAGAGATTGCCCAGTCTTATGCCTCATTGCGTGTTCCTGCTGACTTCAAGAGGGAGCCCTCTGCATTTGTAGGATCCTCCGGTGCCCCCATACCTGATACCGTTGACTGGAGAACGAAGGGCTACGTCACTAAAGTAAAAATGCAG GGCCCCTGTGGCTCCTGCTGGGCATTCAGCTCTGTCGGAGCCCTGGAGGGCCAGCTGATGAGGACCACAGGTAAACTGATAGACATCAGCTCCCAGAACCTGGTGGACTGCTCCTCCAAATACGGCAACAAGGGCTGCAATGGTGGCTTCATGAGCCAGGCCTTCCAGTATGTCATCGACAACCAGGGCATTGACTCTGACAAATCCTACCCTTACAAGGGAGTG CAACAACAGTGCAGCTACAACCCTGCTCAGCGTGCTGCAAACTGTTCCAGGTACAGCTTTCTACCTAAGGGGGATGAGCGGGTACTGAAAGAAGCCCTGGCCACCATCGGACCCATCTCTGTTGCCATTGATGCCACCCGACCTCATTTTACCTTCTACCGCAGTG GAGTTTACAATGATCCAACTTGCACAAAGAAGATAAACCATGCTGTCCTTGCTGTGGGGTACGGTACTTTGGGCGGGCAGGATTACTGGCTGGTGAAGAACAG
- the LOC115103964 gene encoding cathepsin K-like, producing the protein MLLCGCVLLLLGSVLAHPLDEMSLDTQWDSWKTTHLREYNGLGEEAIRRTIWEKNTRLIEAHNEEAALGIHSYELGMNHLGDMTSEEIVAKLTGLQVPMNRDRSNTWIPGNNVVNLPRSIDYRKKGMVTPVKNQLSCGSCWAFSSAGALEGQLAKTTGKLIDLSPQNLVDCVTENNGCGGGYMTNAFEYVEENGGIDTEETYPYLGQDEQCAYNASGMGAQCRGFKEIPEGDEQALTKAVAKVGPVAVGIDATLSTFQFYQRGVYYDPNCNKDDINHAVLAVGYGQTAKGEKFWIVKNSWSESWGKQGYIMMARNRGNACGIANLASYPIM; encoded by the exons ATGCTGCTGTGTGGTTGTGTACTGTTGCTCTTGGGCTCAGTCTTAGCCCATCCTCTGGATGAGATGTCACTGGACACACAATGGGACTCCTGGAagaccacccacctgagagagtACAACGGCCtg GGGGAGGAGGCTATCCGTAGAACCATCTGGGAGAAGAACACGCGTCTGATCGAAGCCCACAATGAGGAGGCCGCTCTGGGCATTCACTCGTACGAGCTGGGCATGAACCACCTGGGAGACATG acgTCAGAGGAGATAGTTGCGAAGCTGACTGGCCTTCAGGTGCCCATGAACAGGGACCGTAGCAACACCTGGATCCCTGGCAACAATGTGGTGAACCTCCCCAGGTCCATCGACTACCGCAAGAAGGGCATGGTGACCCCAGTCAAGAACCAG ctctcctgtggctcctgctgGGCCTTCAGCTCTGCTGGGGCCCTGGAGGGCCAGCTGGCAAAGACTACAGGCAAACTGATAGACCTCAGCCCCCAGAACCTGGTGGACTGTGTCACTGAGAACAATGGCTGTGGTGGAGGCTACATGACCAACGCCTTCGAATACGTTGAGGAAAACGGAGGCATCGACACAGAGGAGACTTACCCTTACCTTGGCCAG GATGAGCAGTGTGCCTACAACGCGTCTGGCATGGGTGCTCAGTGTCGCGGGTTCAAGGAGATCCCTGAGGGAGACGAGCAGGCACTGACCAAGGCTGTAGCCAAAGTGGGGCCTGTGGCTGTGGGCATCGATGCCACCCTCTCCACCTTCCAATTCTACCAGCGAG GTGTGTACTACGATCCCAACTGCAACAAGGATGACATCAACCACGCCGTGCTTGCAGTGGGCTATGGACAAACTGCCAAGGGCGAGAAATTCTGGATCGTCAAGAACAG CTGGAGCGAGAGCTGGGGCAAACAGGGCTACATCATGATGGCACGTAACCGCGGGAATGCGTGTGGCATTGCCAACCTGGCCAGTTACCCCATCATGTGA